The Sulfurimonas sp. genome includes the window ATCATTGGAAGACTTTTTAGATAAAGATGATAAAACAAAAACGATAGAAGGCTATTCTGCTCCACAAAGAGTATATGTTAAATTGATTAAGGAGAAAAAATGAGTGAAAATAAAAATAAGCTCCAAAAAGAAGAGCTAAATGATGAAGATTTAGAACTTGATGATTATAGAGAAAGAGAGGAACATCTTGTTGAAATAAATACACATGAATCAATAAATAGAGATTTAGTTGGTGAGGTTATTAAACTAGAAAAAGGCTATGTTCAAACGAAATTAATTACTACTTCTGAAATGGTTGCTGATGATGAAGGTTTAGTGCATGGAGGTTTTGTTTTTAGTGCTGCAGATTATGCTGCGATGCTTGCTGTAAATGAAAAAAATGTAGTTCTTGTTGGAAGCGATTGTCAATTTTTATCTCCTGTTAAATTTTCTGATGAAGTGAGTTTTATAGCAAAGGTAAGACATAAAGAAGGAAGAAAAAGAAATGTTCATGTAGAAGGATATGTTTTAGATATAAAAGTTTTTGAAGGAGAATTCAAAACTGTTATAACTGAAAGGCATGTTCTAAAATTAAAACTTCTTGATGAAGAAGCTTAATCTTAGCTTGTTTTTTTAGCTGTTAGTAAAAAAATTCCAAATTTTTTATGTGGTTTACTTATGTTATTTATATTTTCAAATTTAACATGAGTAAAACCAGCATTTGTTACAATCTCAGATAATTTTTTTTCATCAAAACCAAAGTGAAATACACCTACATTATCCGAGTGAAAACTTCCATCTTCTTTTTCTAAATCTGCAATAGCTATAAAACCCTCATCATTTAAATTTTTATATATTATGCTAAAAAATAGTTTTAGATTTTGGACATGATGAAGAGTCATGGAACTAACTAAACCATCAAATTTTCTTTTAAGAGGTTCTTTCACAATATCTTGACAATAAGTTTGGATGTTAAGCTCAGGAGTGTTTTTAGCTTTTAGTTTTTCAAGCATATTTTGGGAAGTATCAACACCGTAAACTTGTTGTACTTTTTTTGCTATTTCAAAGCCAAGGAGTCCTGTACCAACACCAAAGTCTAAAACTTCCATTTTTGATGTTAATTTTATTTTCTCAAAAATAGCATCTGCTATTTTTTTAGCACCATTAGTTCTTCTTGTTTCTTGATCCCAGCCATTTGCTCTTTTTTCAAAATGGTCTTTCATATTAAAGTTGTCCTATCCAATAATCAGCATATTGCTGTTCTTGTTTTATGGTTGTAGTTCCACCATGTCCAGGGTAAAGAGTTTTATCAAAATCAAATTTTTTAAACCTCTCTAAACTATCTTTCATATCAGATGGAGATGAGTATGGAAAATCAGTTCGCCCGATTGAACGCTCAAAAAGAAAATCACCACTAAACATAGCGTCCCCTATTTCTATCATAGAACAGCCTGGACAATGTCCAGGAAAGTGGTGAAATTTAATCTTAACTCCTTGTAAGTCTAACTCTTCATTTGGCTCTACTTCAACATCTGGAGTAGAGGGAGGAAGGTCTGGCATCCAACTACTTTCTTTTAGTAGCATAACATCACCTTTTGGAGTGTAGAGCTTTATGTTTAGTTTTTTTTGAAGCTCATTATTTGACCAAACATGATCAAAATGTCCATGCGTGTTTAAAATAGCAACGGGGTTTGTTACATTTTTCATAACCCAGTCAGTCGCATTTACGCCTGGGTCTATTATAAAATCTTTATCATTAACAGTGATAATGTAGCAATTTGTTTGGTAAACACCCATAGCTTGAACTTTAATCTGCATAAGTTTTCCTGATTTTTTTTTTGATTGTAACAAAATTATATAAATAGTGGAACTAATTAGTTACTAAATTTAGTTATAATGTCTTTTCTTAAAGAAATTTAAAGGTTTAATAAAAGCATGAATAAATATTCACAAATATCAGATTATTTAGAGCGATTTTTAGACAATGAAGTTCGTAAAACTGGTATTAAAAAAGTTGTTTTAGGTCTTAGTGGTGGACTTGATTCTGCTGTTGTAGCAGTTTTAGCACACAAAGCTTTTCAAGATGATTTACTTTGTGTTAAAATGCCTTCTCATTACTCATCTCAAAGCTCTTTAGATGATGCAGATGCGCTTTGTAATGATTTTGGTATGAGATGTGAAGAAGCTTCTATTGCAACTTTATTAAAAGCATATGAAAAGTTAAACCCAAATATGGAAAATTTAAGAAAAGGAAACTTTTCATCTCGCATGAGAATGTCAACAATTTTTGATATCTCTGCAAGAGAAAATGCTTTAGTTTTAGGAACAAGTAACAAAAGTGAGTTGATGTTGGGTTACGGGACGCTCTTTGGTGACTTGTCAAGTGCCATAAACCCCATAGGCGACCTTTATAAAAGTGAAGTTTATGAACTAGCAAGATATTTAGGTGTAACACAAAGCATCATTGATAAAGCACCATCTGCTGACTTATGGGATGGACAAAGTGATGAAGTAGATTTGGGGTACACTTATGCACAACTTGACGCGGCAATGAAGCTTTATGTTGAAGATAGGTTAACAAAAGAAGAGATAGTTGAAAAAGGTATAAATGCTAAGATGTTAGACATGATAATAGGGCGAATTTTTCGTAATCATTTTAAGAGAAAGATGCCTGTTATTGCAAAGCTAACTTCAAGAACTATAAATCATGATTTTAACTATCCTAGAGATATAACCTTGTAAAAATCGCACTTGTGCGATGAGCTTACCGCTGAGGTAAACTAAGCGTTAGCGTAGGTGTTGGGACTAGTTCCGATACCGTGTAAATAGATGAAGGGTTTCCTTCATTTTATGAAATAAAATCAAGGAATATGATTATGAAAATACCATTTAATAAATATAATAGCGGACGAGAAGAACATAGTAATGTAGCAGATGTATTAGATGCTGAAGATTTAAATCAAGTTTCTAAATTAGAAGATGAATTTGTTTCATATATTGGAGCGGGATATGCACTAGCAACTTCTCATGGAACTTCTGCACTTCACTTGGCAATGTTAGCGCTTGATTTAAAACGAGGGGACAAAGTTGTTTGTAGTGTAAATGCGCATCCAAGTTTGCCAGAAGTTGTTCGCCACTTTGATGCTGAACCTATTTTTATAGATATAGAGCCTCTAAATTATAATATTAACTTAGATTTACTAGAAACTTACCTTGAAGACAATCAATCTAAAAAATTAAAGGCAGTTATAGTTACGCATATTGGTGGATTAAGTGTAGACTTAGACAGACTTTACTCAATTGCTAAGATTTATAATGTAAAAATAGTCGAAGATGCAAGTGAAGCCTTAGGTGCAACTTTTAATGGTGTAAAAATAGGATCTACTGGTGCAGACATTACCTGTTTTAACTTCTCTTCTCACTTAAAGAAGAACGTTTGTAATGGTGGGATGCTTGTAACTGATGATGATGAAATCATGGAGAGAGCAAGACTTTTAAGTAACCATGCAATCGAGCGTGATGAAGATGCTTTAGAGTATATTTATGATGTTGTAGATATTGGCAATAATTATTCTATGAGTGAGTTAGATGCTGCCTATATTAGAGCTCAAATAAAAAAACAAGATAAAAATTTAGCAAGACAGAAAGAGATAGCAAGTATGTACAGTGGAAGTCTTGAAGGTACGGCGCATATAACCTTACCAGATATGTCAAATAAAGAGCATCCTTTTTCTTTGTTTATTGTAAAAGTAGATAAAAATCGTGACTCTTTTGCACTAGAGCTTAAAAAAGTAGGTGTGGAGTGTGGGCTTCACTACATTCCACTTCATCTTTTAACTTACTACAAAGCAAAGTACTCTTTAAAAATTAACAATTTTCCAAAAGCCCTACAAAGCTATCAGCAAATATTATCTATCCCTATCTATTCAAGTATGGATGATAAAGATGTTAAATTTGTTTGCGATAAAATAAAACAAATAGCAAAAACTAGAGTTTAATAACTTTGAAGAAAAGTTTAGTTTTTTTGGTTGAGCAGTATTTTTATAGTCCTACTTTACTTCAAAAATTACTCTCTACTTTACTACTTCCACTAAGTTGGATTTACTGCTTTGGTATGTTTATCCGATTTAAAACTTCAAAACAAATAGATTTTGGTATAGATATTGTTAGTATTGGAAACTTAAGTGTTGGTGGAAGTGGAAAAACACCACTCGTAACTGCTCTTGCTTTAAAATATGAAAATGTTTGCGTAATCCTTCGTGGATATGGAAGAGGTAGTGAAGGTCTACAAGTTGTTAAAGATAGGGATAAAATCTTGTGCGATGTCGGTGTTAGTGGCGATGAAGCTATGATATACGCACATAAACTCCCAAGCGCAATGGTTATAGTTAGTGAAGATAGAAAAAAAGCGATACTAAAGGCTAAGAAAATGGGAGCAAAGATAGTTTTTTTAGATGATGCCTACTCAAAGCATGATATAAAAAAATTAGACTTTATTATTGATGTAAAAATAGATAACAAAAGTTGTCTTCCTTCAGGTGCTTTTAGAGAGAAACTTTGGAACGCTAAAGAGGCTTTTGTACTAAAAGAAAACAAAGATTTTACAAGGCTAGTAGAACTTAAAAATAAAAGTGCTAAAATGTCATTAGTAACAGCCATAGCAAGACCATCACGATTGGATGAGTTTTTACCTGAAGTTGTAAGTAAGAACTATTTTGAAGACCATTACAGTTACAAAAAAAAAGAGTTAGAAGAGATTTTAATAAAAGATAAATCAGACACTCTTTTAGTAACTTACAAAGATTATGTAAAGATTAAAGCTTTTGAATTACCAATATCTTTACTTGATTTGGAAGTAAAAGCCGAACAAAAAATATTTGATAAAATAGACCAATATAGGAATAAATAGTGCAAAAAAAGATAGAAACAGTAAAGACTCTACTTGAGGCATTGCCTTTTATAAAAGAGTTTAGAAATGAGATAGTAGTTATAAAATATGGTGGTTCAGCACAAACATCTGCAAAACTAAAAGAAAAATTTGCTGAAGATATTTTACTTATGTATCTTGTTGGGATTAAGCCTGTTATAGTTCATGGTGGTGGAAGTAAAATTACTGAGATGCTAGATGCACTAAATATAGAAACAAAGTTTATAGATGGACAAAGAGTTACAACTAAAGAAGTTATGAGAATAGCAGAAATGATTTTAAGTGGAGAGATAAACAAAGAGATAGTATCTTTGCTAAACTCTCATGGAGCAAAAGCCATAGGTATAAGTGGCAAAGATGCTCACTTTATAACTGCAAAAGCAAAAGATTTTGCAAAATGGGGACTAACTGGAAACATCAATGCTGTTAAACCAATAGTACTTTCAAAACTTATCGCTGATAAGTTTGTACCTGTAATCGCTCCAATAGCAGCTGGAGAAGAGATGGGACATCCTGGGTTTAACATAAATGCAGACCTCTGTGCATCTCATGTAGCAAAAGCAATAGGAGCAAATAAAATTATCTTTTTAACAGACACAGCAGGTGTTTTAAACAAAGACAAAGAACTCCTCGTAACACTTACAAAAGCTGAGGTAGAAGCACATAAAGCAGATGGAACTATAAATGGTGGAATGGTACCAAAGGTAGATGCTTGTTTAGAAGCCATAGACGGTGGAGTAAAAAAAGCTCACATAATTGATGGAAGACTAGAACACTCAATGATACTAGAACTTTTTACCTCTGAAGGCGTTGGTACTGAGATAGTTCAGTAGAA containing:
- a CDS encoding PaaI family thioesterase → MSENKNKLQKEELNDEDLELDDYREREEHLVEINTHESINRDLVGEVIKLEKGYVQTKLITTSEMVADDEGLVHGGFVFSAADYAAMLAVNEKNVVLVGSDCQFLSPVKFSDEVSFIAKVRHKEGRKRNVHVEGYVLDIKVFEGEFKTVITERHVLKLKLLDEEA
- a CDS encoding class I SAM-dependent methyltransferase, producing the protein MKDHFEKRANGWDQETRRTNGAKKIADAIFEKIKLTSKMEVLDFGVGTGLLGFEIAKKVQQVYGVDTSQNMLEKLKAKNTPELNIQTYCQDIVKEPLKRKFDGLVSSMTLHHVQNLKLFFSIIYKNLNDEGFIAIADLEKEDGSFHSDNVGVFHFGFDEKKLSEIVTNAGFTHVKFENINNISKPHKKFGIFLLTAKKTS
- a CDS encoding MBL fold metallo-hydrolase; the protein is MQIKVQAMGVYQTNCYIITVNDKDFIIDPGVNATDWVMKNVTNPVAILNTHGHFDHVWSNNELQKKLNIKLYTPKGDVMLLKESSWMPDLPPSTPDVEVEPNEELDLQGVKIKFHHFPGHCPGCSMIEIGDAMFSGDFLFERSIGRTDFPYSSPSDMKDSLERFKKFDFDKTLYPGHGGTTTIKQEQQYADYWIGQL
- a CDS encoding NAD+ synthase codes for the protein MNKYSQISDYLERFLDNEVRKTGIKKVVLGLSGGLDSAVVAVLAHKAFQDDLLCVKMPSHYSSQSSLDDADALCNDFGMRCEEASIATLLKAYEKLNPNMENLRKGNFSSRMRMSTIFDISARENALVLGTSNKSELMLGYGTLFGDLSSAINPIGDLYKSEVYELARYLGVTQSIIDKAPSADLWDGQSDEVDLGYTYAQLDAAMKLYVEDRLTKEEIVEKGINAKMLDMIIGRIFRNHFKRKMPVIAKLTSRTINHDFNYPRDITL
- a CDS encoding DegT/DnrJ/EryC1/StrS aminotransferase family protein, which codes for MKIPFNKYNSGREEHSNVADVLDAEDLNQVSKLEDEFVSYIGAGYALATSHGTSALHLAMLALDLKRGDKVVCSVNAHPSLPEVVRHFDAEPIFIDIEPLNYNINLDLLETYLEDNQSKKLKAVIVTHIGGLSVDLDRLYSIAKIYNVKIVEDASEALGATFNGVKIGSTGADITCFNFSSHLKKNVCNGGMLVTDDDEIMERARLLSNHAIERDEDALEYIYDVVDIGNNYSMSELDAAYIRAQIKKQDKNLARQKEIASMYSGSLEGTAHITLPDMSNKEHPFSLFIVKVDKNRDSFALELKKVGVECGLHYIPLHLLTYYKAKYSLKINNFPKALQSYQQILSIPIYSSMDDKDVKFVCDKIKQIAKTRV
- a CDS encoding tetraacyldisaccharide 4'-kinase; amino-acid sequence: MKKSLVFLVEQYFYSPTLLQKLLSTLLLPLSWIYCFGMFIRFKTSKQIDFGIDIVSIGNLSVGGSGKTPLVTALALKYENVCVILRGYGRGSEGLQVVKDRDKILCDVGVSGDEAMIYAHKLPSAMVIVSEDRKKAILKAKKMGAKIVFLDDAYSKHDIKKLDFIIDVKIDNKSCLPSGAFREKLWNAKEAFVLKENKDFTRLVELKNKSAKMSLVTAIARPSRLDEFLPEVVSKNYFEDHYSYKKKELEEILIKDKSDTLLVTYKDYVKIKAFELPISLLDLEVKAEQKIFDKIDQYRNK
- the argB gene encoding acetylglutamate kinase; its protein translation is MQKKIETVKTLLEALPFIKEFRNEIVVIKYGGSAQTSAKLKEKFAEDILLMYLVGIKPVIVHGGGSKITEMLDALNIETKFIDGQRVTTKEVMRIAEMILSGEINKEIVSLLNSHGAKAIGISGKDAHFITAKAKDFAKWGLTGNINAVKPIVLSKLIADKFVPVIAPIAAGEEMGHPGFNINADLCASHVAKAIGANKIIFLTDTAGVLNKDKELLVTLTKAEVEAHKADGTINGGMVPKVDACLEAIDGGVKKAHIIDGRLEHSMILELFTSEGVGTEIVQ